One window from the genome of Hydra vulgaris chromosome 02, alternate assembly HydraT2T_AEP encodes:
- the LOC136076653 gene encoding uncharacterized protein LOC136076653, giving the protein MREPFIKMQQAPPASTIPMPPTSWQNSLEDGGYMSDDQVGSPVHNNSWIRAVDTHPKQVNTSSVAPSWSMWNPVPFPIWQFHLSANNTPEHYMTSFCISPNEHPRCCQRTSPIFIKDSPSSPLSVITISSTSESEEDMSFSCDMHLSKRNEGRFNHYDVGKAWQFVPYNSRKCVAETPSPVQSRNLRELPVLHNLRSPQSTFTERNTHLLGSAFMDLRYLHPTAEQVVCKQEPVSQGFDSHQEFVTSLPSLVPSLNSFSPVAIVPSLTSSTKHMYPSCYISPVSNALRQQTMNVPSNHSVSSAFHADLCSGRSEYVGMHIGNTLSNQHVSCNHCCMSRIPSPCSQSYGTSLHRPAFQTVSQSELSCPTYSYFGR; this is encoded by the exons ATGAGAGAACCGTTCATAAA GATGCAGCAAGCACCCCCTGCTTCAACAATTCCTATGCCTCCAACATCGTGGCAAAACTCCCTAGAAGATGGAGGCTATATGTCAGACGATCAAGTAGGTAGTCCAGTCCACAATAACTCTTGGATTCGTGCTGTTGATACACATCCAAAGCAAGTTAATACAAGTTCTGTTGCTCCATCATGGAGCATGTGGAATCCTGTTCCTTTTCCTATTTGGCAATTTCATCTAAGTGCTAATAATACTCCTGAACATTACATGACGTCATTTTGTATTTCCCCTAATGAGCATCCGCGTTGTTGTCAAAGAACTTCgcctatttttattaaagatagtCCTTCGTCTCCTTTAAGCGTGATCACAATATCAAGCACTAGTGAAAGCGAAGAAGACATGTCGTTTAGTTGTGATATGCATCTTAGTAAAAGAAACGAAGGAAGATTTAATCACTATGATGTTGGAAAGGCTTGGCAGTTTGTTCCATATAACTCTAGAAAATGTGTGGCAGAAACTCCGAGTCCTGTACAATCTCGAAATTTAAGAGAACTACCGGTATTGCATAATTTAAGAAGTCCGCAAAGTACATTTACTGAAAGAAATACTCATTTATTAGGAAGTGCATTTATGGATTTGCGATATCTCCATCCAACAGCAGAACAAGTTGTCTGTAAACAAGAGCCTGTTAGTCAAGGTTTTGATTCTCATCAAGAGTTTGTAACATCTTTACCGTCTTTGGTTCCTTCCCTAAACTCTTTTAGTCCTGTTGCAATAGTTCCATCTTTAACATCCTCAACAAAACATATGTATCCTTCGTGTTATATATCTCCTGTATCAAACGCTTTGCGGCAACAAACAATGAACGTGCCATCAAATCATTCTGTTTCAAGTGCTTTTCACGCTGATTTATGTAGTGGCCGTTCTGAATACGTTGGAATGCACATCGGAAACACCTTGTCTAACCAACATGTCTCTTGTAATCACTGTTGTATGAGTCGTATTCCTTCTCCGTGTTCACAATCTTATGGGACGTCTTTACACCGCCCTGCTTTTCAAACCGTGTCTCAATCAGAATTATCTTGTCCTACTTATTCGTATTTCGGTCGGtga